Proteins from a genomic interval of Anolis sagrei isolate rAnoSag1 chromosome 1, rAnoSag1.mat, whole genome shotgun sequence:
- the UEVLD gene encoding ubiquitin-conjugating enzyme E2 variant 3 produces MEFSEEKLRKWLSKYKFRDLTIEELKSVNELYPNVRFAMSTYTFKDGSQKDLLNFSGTVPVKYQGSSYNIPIWLWILDSHPLTPPICYLKPTANMGISVGKHVDARGRIYLPYLQNWTHPQSMIVGLIKEMTMKFEEELPLYSLSSADAARQLELLSYIAKITEGENNLQSKGNGKEDDREFNKITVVGAGDLGLACALAISAKDIVDKVVVLDCSEGTVKGGTMDLEIFALPKVEISKDFSASAHSKLVVLTVNSLGNADSYLDVVQSNVELFRNIIPSVAHYSQNSVFLVASQPVEIMTYISWKMSGFPQSRVIGIGCNLDSARFQHIITNLLKAETRDKGHWIVGEQGENKVTAWNATNVAADHQDEDVINDNAEKLLTNRAMEILKGKGQRAWSVGLSIADLSDSILNNKRKVHSISTMMKGCYNINCEVFLSVPCALGINGVIEMIKLSDEDAVAEKLQSSAASIHDLQQQLKL; encoded by the exons ATGGAGTTCtctgaggagaagctgaggaagTGGCTGAGCAAG TATAAATTTCGAGATCTGACCATAGAAGAACTGAAGAGTGTAAATGAATTATATCCCAACGTCAGATTCGCCATGAGTACCTATA CTTTTAAGGATGGGTCCCAGAAAGACCTTCTGAATTTTAGTGGTACAGTTCCAGTGAAATATCAAG GGAGTTCTTACAACATTCCAATTTGGCTATGGATTTTAGATTCTCATCCTCTTACTCCTCCAATTTGCTACTTGAAGCCCACAGCAAACATGGGGATTTCTGTAGGAAAACATGTGGATGCCCGGGGAAGGATCTACTTGCCATATCTACAAAACTGGACCCAT CCACAGTCAATGATTGTAGGATTGATAAAGGAAATGACCATGAAATTTGAAGAGGAGCTTCCACTGTACTCATTATCATCTGCTGATGCTGCCAGACAGTTGGAGTTGCTATCTTACATTGCCAAAATTACTGAAG GTGAaaataacctacaatcaaagggaaaTGGGAAAGAAGATGACAGAGAATTTAACAAAATTACAGTAGTTGGAGCTGGAGATCTGGGCCTTGCTTGTGCACTGGCTATTTCAGCAAAG GATATTGTTGACAAGGTGGTAGTTTTGGACTGCTCTGAAGGTACTGTAAAAGGAGGTACAATGGACCTGGAAATCTTTGCCTTGCCAAAAGTGGAAATCAGCAAAG ATTTTTCTGCCTCTGCACACTCAAAATTGGTGGTGCTTACAGTGAATTCCTTAGGCAATGCTGACTCTTATCTGGATGTTGTTCAGAGCAATGTGGAATTATTCAGAAACATTATTCCATCAGTAGCACATTATAGTCAAAACAGTGTGTTTCTTGTCGCTTCTCAGCCCG TGGAAATAATGACATATATATCTTGGAAGATGAGTGGATTTCCTCAAAGCAGAGTCATTGGCATTGGTTGTAATCTGGACTCTGCAAGATTTCAACATATTATTACAAACTTGTTGAAAGCTGAAACCAGAGACAAAGGGCATTGGATTGTTGGTGAACAAGGAGAAAACAAAG TGACAGCATGGAATGCGACTAATGTAGCAGCAGATCATCAGGATGAAGATGTAATAAATGATAATGCTGAGAAGCTATTGACTAACAG AGCAATGGAAATTTTGAAAGGCAAAGGCCAAAGAGCGTGGTCTGTTGGTCTGTCAATAGCTGATCTGTCTGACAGTATACTAAACAATAAAAGAAAAGTACATTCCATATCAACTATGATGAAG ggctGTTACAATATCAACTGTGAAGTATTTTTAAGTGTGCCTTGTGCCCTTGGAATCAATGGAGTGATTGAAATGATCAAACTATCAGATGAGGATGCTGTAGCAGAGAAACTGCAGTCGAGTGCTGCATCAATTCATGATCTTCAACAGCAGTTGAAACTTTGA